The following are from one region of the Gloeomargarita lithophora Alchichica-D10 genome:
- a CDS encoding DUF29 domain-containing protein, which translates to MTNTPITTLYEQDFCLWLEETVASLKSGHLEKLDVENLIEEIETIGRSEKQALRSNLEVILMHLLKYKYQSEKRSNSWRYTLLEHRRRLEDSFQFSPSLRRYFLETFAYCYQGARKLASVETGMSITLFPLECPFTAEQVLDEDFLPE; encoded by the coding sequence ATGACCAACACGCCCATCACTACCCTCTATGAGCAGGATTTTTGTCTATGGTTAGAAGAAACTGTGGCATCCTTAAAATCCGGGCATTTAGAAAAACTGGATGTAGAAAATCTAATTGAAGAAATCGAAACTATAGGCAGGAGTGAAAAGCAGGCTTTACGAAGCAATTTAGAAGTAATTTTGATGCACTTATTAAAATATAAGTATCAGTCAGAAAAACGTTCTAATAGTTGGCGTTATACTTTGTTGGAACATCGGCGTAGATTGGAAGATTCATTTCAATTTAGCCCAAGCCTCAGACGATATTTTTTAGAAACATTTGCCTACTGCTATCAAGGGGCAAGGAAACTAGCGAGTGTCGAAACAGGAATGTCAATTACTCTCTTTCCCTTAGAATGTCCATTTACGGCGGAGCAGGTTTTGGATGAAGATTTTTTGCCAGAGTAA
- a CDS encoding NAD(P)H-hydrate epimerase, which translates to MNEPFCTSTGLPIPTLTPAQVTRWWASVAHAGLSQAVWVETAGRSGAMLTLGWLGEDWQVGRVVVLVGNGVTGSVVLSAARHLANRCLNVRVWLNPEILDNQFLQNQYNLYQKTGAQRVDLAELTGETAAVVVVGSDTPLPPEIWCWVAESGAEVLRVGAMLDGTAAATLVLGLPVTETPYGGQLYLADVGVPLAVYEQLGLYHRFVFGNQYIIPMYQREEGGLDLGAEIATPPDC; encoded by the coding sequence ATGAACGAGCCATTTTGCACCAGTACGGGGTTGCCCATTCCCACTTTGACCCCGGCTCAGGTCACCCGCTGGTGGGCATCCGTAGCTCACGCCGGTTTGTCCCAGGCGGTGTGGGTGGAAACCGCAGGCCGTAGTGGTGCCATGCTCACCCTGGGCTGGTTGGGGGAGGACTGGCAGGTGGGGCGGGTGGTGGTGCTGGTGGGCAACGGGGTCACCGGGTCGGTGGTGCTGAGTGCCGCCCGGCATTTGGCCAACCGTTGTCTGAACGTGCGGGTCTGGCTGAACCCGGAAATTCTTGATAACCAGTTTTTACAAAATCAATACAATTTGTATCAAAAAACCGGTGCCCAAAGGGTTGACTTAGCTGAATTAACCGGGGAAACAGCGGCGGTAGTTGTGGTGGGCAGTGATACCCCCCTTCCCCCCGAAATCTGGTGCTGGGTGGCCGAGTCGGGGGCGGAAGTCCTGCGGGTGGGGGCAATGCTGGATGGCACGGCGGCGGCTACTTTAGTGTTGGGTCTGCCGGTGACGGAAACGCCCTACGGCGGCCAACTTTATCTAGCGGATGTGGGGGTTCCCCTGGCGGTGTATGAACAGTTGGGTTTGTACCATCGGTTTGTCTTTGGCAATCAATATATTATTCCGATGTATCAACGGGAGGAGGGTGGACTGGATTTGGGTGCAGAAATAGCAACTCCACCGGACTGCTGA
- a CDS encoding DUF29 domain-containing protein encodes MTNTPVTTLYEQDFYLWLEQTAELLKTGKFEKLDVANLIEEIETMGRSEKKSIESNLEMILVHLLKYKYQPNKRSNSWRVTLLEHRQRLSRDFRNSPSLKRHFLETFAHCYQGARKMASVETEITIATFSLECPFTAEQVLDEDFLPE; translated from the coding sequence ATGACAAATACTCCCGTCACCACCCTATACGAACAGGATTTCTATCTGTGGTTAGAGCAGACTGCGGAATTGTTGAAAACCGGAAAATTCGAGAAGCTGGATGTAGCAAATCTAATTGAAGAGATCGAAACTATGGGCAGGAGTGAAAAAAAGAGTATTGAAAGTAATTTAGAAATGATTTTAGTACATCTATTAAAATATAAATATCAACCAAATAAGCGTTCTAATAGTTGGCGGGTAACCCTATTGGAACATCGCCAAAGATTGAGCAGAGACTTTAGAAACAGTCCTAGCTTGAAGCGACATTTTTTAGAAACATTTGCCCACTGTTATCAAGGAGCCAGAAAAATGGCTAGTGTGGAAACTGAGATTACGATTGCCACCTTTTCCTTAGAATGTCCATTCACGGCGGAGCAGGTTTTGGATGAGGATTTTTTGCCTGAGTAA
- a CDS encoding DUF29 domain-containing protein — translation MTNTPVTTLYEQDFYLWLEQTAELLKTGKFEKLDVRHLLEEIKGMSSSQRQALRSNLEVILMHLLKYKYQSEKRSNSWRFSILEHRFRLEDILEDSPSLGTYLLDVMDKCYTKARKKAVQETGMSMATFPLECPFTAEQVLDEDFLPE, via the coding sequence ATGACAAATACTCCCGTCACCACCCTATACGAGCAGGATTTTTATCTGTGGTTAGAACAGACTGCAGAATTATTGAAAACTGGAAAATTCGAGAAGCTGGATGTACGGCACTTGCTTGAAGAGATAAAAGGTATGAGTAGTAGCCAGAGACAAGCCTTACGAAGCAATTTAGAAGTAATTTTGATGCACTTATTAAAATATAAATATCAGTCAGAAAAACGTTCTAATAGTTGGCGTTTCAGCATTTTAGAACATCGTTTTCGATTAGAAGACATTTTAGAGGATAGTCCTAGCTTGGGAACATACTTACTAGATGTGATGGACAAATGCTACACCAAAGCCCGAAAAAAAGCTGTCCAAGAAACAGGAATGTCCATGGCTACCTTTCCCTTAGAATGTCCGTTCACGGCGGAGCAGGTTTTGGATGAGGATTTTTTGCCTGAGTAA
- a CDS encoding DUF3177 family protein, translating into MPEAWLSTLVWMYYRVAVLFYVLVPLGLLVWAWSQRARAVVTLLRIYWQVASLLMINVYLMIAALPVSFWVSFLAQVLMPVSLWFWLDLNEEIVERPGLLARVTNIWRWIVTWAAGLGAVAMVPFLGCGLKNMPALLADAQCRVWLAAPWGYREWFHRGTSPADLGFWGIVGLIVYSFCLAYFLLVRLAKQGRTALS; encoded by the coding sequence ATGCCAGAAGCCTGGTTAAGTACTTTGGTTTGGATGTATTACCGTGTGGCAGTGCTATTTTATGTGCTGGTGCCCTTGGGTTTGTTGGTGTGGGCGTGGAGTCAGCGGGCGCGGGCGGTGGTCACCCTGTTGCGAATTTATTGGCAGGTGGCGAGTTTGCTGATGATCAATGTGTATTTGATGATTGCCGCTTTGCCGGTGAGTTTTTGGGTTTCTTTTTTGGCGCAGGTGCTGATGCCCGTTTCCCTGTGGTTTTGGCTGGATTTGAATGAGGAAATTGTCGAGCGTCCGGGTCTGCTGGCACGGGTAACGAATATCTGGCGGTGGATTGTCACCTGGGCGGCGGGGTTGGGGGCGGTGGCAATGGTGCCTTTTTTGGGCTGTGGCCTGAAGAATATGCCTGCCCTGCTGGCGGACGCTCAATGCCGGGTGTGGCTGGCGGCTCCCTGGGGCTACCGGGAATGGTTTCATCGGGGCACGTCCCCGGCGGATTTGGGTTTTTGGGGGATTGTGGGCTTGATTGTGTATAGTTTTTGTCTGGCTTATTTTTTGCTGGTGCGCTTAGCCAAACAAGGTCGCACGGCTTTGTCCTAA
- a CDS encoding GspE/PulE family protein produces the protein MAPAEHPITGHTLVWQQLKSGHLTPIAALALLVEPDGTVNLPLLNPDVSRRFFQKVIPNPSLPTVLPLLLWRNCYYLGICDPLTPEQVAFISNRTRTGIETVAIRPESYRQWYRQRSATTPNQITITAMVNPLTGELDRADAAEDAELYLGKADNSIHRINAMLGVALKHRASDIHLEPGGDGLRVRFRIDGIMRPITTLPPALSRPTVVATKVMAEMDIADSRRPHDGRIGKKYLNDVGGAKNLDLRVSTLPCVGGEKVVIRLLPQENPFTNLEDLGLHGSTLATYTHWLHQPQGLVILTGPTGSGKTSTLYTSLQLIATPEVNVTTVEDPVEYVLPYITQTQVHVRAGMTFAAGLRSILRQDPDIIMVGEIRDGETAETVVRAALTGHLVLTTMHTIDAATAIPRLRDLGPDPGLISDALLGVVGQRLVRKICPHCTAPYTPTPQELAWLGLTPEHPLAHHWQRGKGCDQCLGTGYLGRLAVLEVLNADDRIRQLVYGGTIGELRRYLADIDFDSFRKDGIRKISQGLTTLSEIRRVLPYSIHQCGG, from the coding sequence ATGGCACCTGCGGAGCATCCCATCACAGGGCATACCCTCGTCTGGCAACAACTCAAAAGCGGTCACCTCACCCCCATCGCCGCCCTCGCTTTGCTGGTAGAACCGGATGGAACGGTGAATTTACCCCTGCTCAACCCGGATGTCAGCCGCCGGTTTTTTCAAAAAGTTATCCCCAACCCCAGTCTGCCAACGGTATTGCCCCTATTGCTCTGGCGCAATTGTTATTACCTGGGCATTTGTGACCCCCTCACCCCGGAACAGGTTGCTTTTATCAGCAATCGCACCCGCACGGGGATTGAAACCGTAGCCATTCGCCCGGAAAGTTACCGCCAATGGTACCGGCAACGCAGCGCCACCACCCCGAATCAAATCACCATTACAGCGATGGTCAACCCCCTCACCGGGGAACTGGATCGGGCGGATGCGGCGGAAGATGCGGAACTGTACCTGGGTAAGGCGGACAATTCCATCCATCGCATCAACGCCATGCTGGGGGTTGCCCTCAAACACCGCGCCAGCGATATTCACCTGGAACCGGGCGGGGATGGCCTGCGGGTGCGGTTTCGGATTGATGGGATCATGCGCCCGATTACCACCCTGCCCCCCGCCCTCAGCCGTCCCACGGTAGTCGCCACCAAAGTCATGGCCGAGATGGATATTGCCGACAGTCGCCGTCCCCACGATGGCCGGATTGGCAAAAAATACCTCAACGATGTGGGCGGGGCGAAAAATCTGGATTTGCGGGTGAGTACCCTGCCCTGTGTCGGCGGCGAAAAGGTGGTCATTCGTCTCCTGCCCCAGGAAAATCCCTTTACCAACTTGGAGGATTTGGGCTTGCATGGCTCGACCCTGGCGACCTACACCCATTGGCTCCACCAACCCCAAGGTCTGGTGATTCTGACCGGGCCGACGGGTTCGGGTAAAACCAGTACTTTGTACACCAGTTTGCAACTCATTGCCACGCCGGAAGTGAATGTGACCACGGTGGAAGACCCGGTGGAGTACGTTTTGCCTTACATTACCCAGACCCAGGTGCATGTGCGGGCGGGGATGACCTTTGCCGCTGGCCTGCGCTCGATTTTACGCCAAGACCCGGACATCATCATGGTGGGGGAAATCCGGGATGGGGAAACCGCTGAAACCGTGGTACGGGCGGCCTTAACCGGACATTTGGTGCTGACTACCATGCACACCATTGATGCGGCCACCGCCATTCCTCGCCTGCGGGATTTGGGACCTGATCCGGGGTTAATCAGCGATGCGTTGTTGGGGGTGGTAGGCCAGCGGTTGGTACGCAAAATTTGCCCCCACTGCACGGCGCCCTACACGCCTACGCCGCAGGAGTTGGCCTGGTTGGGACTCACCCCGGAGCATCCCTTAGCGCACCACTGGCAGCGGGGCAAAGGTTGTGACCAGTGTTTGGGAACCGGGTATTTGGGGCGGTTGGCGGTGCTGGAGGTGTTGAATGCGGATGACCGGATTCGCCAGTTGGTCTATGGGGGTACGATTGGGGAATTGCGGCGATATTTAGCGGACATTGATTTTGATTCCTTCCGCAAGGATGGCATCCGCAAAATTAGCCAAGGCTTAACGACGTTGAGTGAAATTCGCCGGGTACTGCCCTACAGCATTCACCAGTGCGGCGGGTAG
- a CDS encoding phage tail sheath family protein codes for MARLDYFAPGVYIEEVNRGSRPIEGVPTAVAGFVGFTEDIRGGAEYLKPTLVTSWEQYTQYFGAPGSDGFTDFNAYLPFAVYGWFLNGGGRCWVASIGTQLPGQTASPRLEAGTPIYNRAKRPTLRLVLRSNAATAPVPSNLNGLATLNDRGVRVRVMDSQPKPLPSGEGTTMVLTANTGEYFSVMVTQSGEVLERYDHLTMNPETDPQVADYVVNALQDSQLVSVTVVAQVGSFLARRPTNGVYEISPPPLVPQLDTFAWQMQGDRDDRTGVRGLLEIDEVTIMACPDLMRAYQENLLNIDQVHAVMDLMVSTCEGAAAGDLPNPPNRMVVLDPPPDRYKPQDISQWLGEEFNRRSAFAALYYPWILVPNPRNAGRPIAVPPCGHVMGVWARTDETRGVYKAPANETPRGVLGLAYDCNFREQELLNPQGINCIRTFPNRGIRIWGARTLVEPDITEWRYISVRRLISYIEKSIEQGTQWVVFEPNDEDLWARVTRTISNFLTGLWRQGALMGETPGQAFYVKCDGDLNTPETMILGRLYVEVGVCPVRPAEFVIFRISQWTGQDEG; via the coding sequence ATGGCAAGACTAGACTACTTTGCCCCAGGCGTTTATATCGAGGAAGTCAACCGGGGGAGCCGTCCGATTGAGGGGGTACCGACGGCGGTGGCTGGGTTTGTCGGCTTTACCGAGGATATTCGGGGGGGAGCGGAGTATTTGAAACCCACCTTGGTTACCTCTTGGGAGCAGTACACCCAGTATTTTGGGGCACCGGGTTCGGATGGGTTTACGGATTTTAATGCCTACTTGCCTTTTGCGGTCTATGGCTGGTTTTTGAATGGGGGGGGACGCTGTTGGGTGGCGAGTATTGGTACGCAATTGCCGGGTCAGACGGCCAGCCCCCGTTTGGAAGCGGGTACGCCCATTTACAATCGGGCGAAACGTCCCACCCTGCGCTTGGTTTTGCGGAGTAATGCCGCCACTGCTCCGGTGCCCAGCAATTTGAATGGCTTGGCGACCCTGAATGACCGGGGGGTGCGGGTGCGGGTGATGGATAGTCAGCCCAAACCCTTGCCCAGTGGGGAGGGAACCACGATGGTTTTGACGGCCAATACGGGCGAGTATTTCTCGGTGATGGTCACCCAATCGGGGGAGGTGCTGGAACGGTATGACCACCTGACCATGAATCCCGAAACCGACCCCCAGGTGGCGGATTATGTGGTGAATGCCTTGCAGGATTCCCAACTGGTGAGCGTCACGGTGGTTGCCCAGGTGGGGAGTTTCCTGGCGCGCCGTCCGACCAACGGGGTCTATGAGATTAGCCCGCCGCCTTTGGTGCCCCAGTTGGATACGTTTGCTTGGCAAATGCAGGGCGACCGGGATGACCGCACCGGGGTACGGGGTTTACTAGAAATTGACGAAGTGACGATCATGGCCTGCCCGGATTTGATGCGGGCGTACCAGGAAAATTTACTGAATATTGACCAGGTGCATGCGGTGATGGATTTGATGGTGAGTACCTGTGAGGGTGCCGCCGCCGGGGATTTGCCCAACCCGCCCAATCGGATGGTGGTGCTTGACCCGCCCCCGGATCGCTACAAACCCCAGGATATTAGCCAGTGGTTGGGGGAAGAATTTAACCGCCGGTCGGCCTTTGCTGCCCTGTACTACCCCTGGATTTTGGTGCCCAATCCCCGCAATGCCGGTCGCCCGATTGCGGTGCCCCCCTGCGGTCATGTGATGGGGGTGTGGGCGCGCACGGATGAAACCCGCGGTGTTTATAAAGCCCCGGCCAACGAAACCCCCAGGGGCGTGCTGGGTCTGGCCTACGATTGCAACTTCCGGGAGCAGGAATTGCTCAACCCCCAGGGGATCAACTGCATTCGCACCTTTCCCAACCGGGGGATTCGCATCTGGGGTGCCCGGACGTTGGTGGAGCCGGATATTACGGAATGGCGGTATATCAGCGTGCGGCGGTTGATCAGCTACATCGAAAAATCCATCGAGCAGGGCACCCAATGGGTGGTGTTTGAACCCAACGATGAGGATTTGTGGGCGAGGGTCACCCGCACGATTAGCAATTTTTTAACCGGGTTGTGGCGGCAGGGAGCCTTGATGGGGGAAACTCCGGGGCAGGCTTTTTACGTCAAGTGTGACGGGGATTTGAACACCCCGGAAACCATGATTTTGGGGCGGTTGTATGTGGAAGTGGGGGTCTGTCCGGTGCGTCCGGCGGAGTTTGTCATCTTCCGCATCAGCCAGTGGACCGGCCAGGATGAAGGGTAA
- a CDS encoding phage tail protein, translating to MVLATTSASKYYIEFDGLTEMPIKSVAEVSYDSKTTGFENPIESTKQGKTNRQTTPGGFASNPSIKIEAYLCGDPSSASKKLNQWFQSCVPASDGGGASWRNSRKNASIVIYAPDGDKEAVRYNIYGAWIKSYGMADTDATGGDLAVETYDFVCERIERVTSNAGATGT from the coding sequence ATGGTACTCGCCACCACATCCGCCAGTAAGTATTACATCGAGTTTGACGGCCTGACCGAAATGCCCATCAAAAGTGTGGCCGAGGTCAGCTACGACTCGAAAACCACCGGGTTTGAAAACCCCATCGAATCCACCAAGCAGGGGAAAACCAACCGGCAGACCACCCCCGGCGGGTTTGCCTCCAACCCCTCGATCAAAATCGAAGCCTACCTGTGCGGTGACCCCAGTAGCGCCAGCAAAAAGCTCAACCAATGGTTCCAGTCCTGTGTCCCCGCCTCCGACGGGGGGGGAGCCAGTTGGCGCAACAGCCGCAAAAACGCCTCCATCGTCATCTACGCCCCGGACGGGGACAAGGAAGCGGTGCGCTACAACATTTATGGGGCGTGGATCAAAAGCTACGGCATGGCGGATACGGATGCCACCGGGGGCGACCTGGCGGTGGAAACCTACGATTTCGTCTGCGAGCGCATCGAACGGGTGACCAGTAACGCCGGTGCCACCGGGACTTAA
- a CDS encoding N-acyl amino acid synthase FeeM domain-containing protein — translation MEPLIHPIVRPVKDESEMEAVYRITHDAFVAGGYCDPQPNGLLIYNAHLDAIPETTVLVAVYEEEIIGTISWTLDSPHGLHVDDDFQAECDLIRLEGKRLAGSWRIATQKRYQNQRPLVLSLIQGVVDDYLDYGIDTSVFIFDPSHERVYQKLLGMRTVARRDAYTLTNTPVVLMRVEIAELPDRWLRNRTTELKR, via the coding sequence ATGGAACCTCTAATCCACCCAATTGTCCGCCCGGTCAAAGACGAAAGTGAGATGGAGGCCGTTTATCGAATCACCCATGATGCCTTTGTTGCGGGGGGGTACTGCGATCCTCAACCCAACGGTCTTCTGATTTACAACGCTCACTTGGATGCCATCCCGGAGACGACCGTTCTTGTGGCTGTGTACGAAGAAGAAATCATTGGCACGATCAGTTGGACATTGGACAGCCCCCACGGGCTTCATGTGGACGATGATTTCCAGGCTGAGTGTGATTTGATTCGTCTTGAAGGCAAGCGTCTTGCAGGCTCATGGCGAATTGCGACTCAAAAACGTTACCAAAATCAACGCCCTCTTGTCCTCTCCCTCATTCAAGGCGTTGTGGACGACTATTTGGACTATGGCATTGATACTTCAGTGTTTATCTTTGATCCCAGCCATGAACGTGTTTACCAGAAACTCCTTGGTATGCGGACTGTTGCCCGCCGGGATGCCTATACGTTGACCAACACGCCTGTGGTTTTGATGCGAGTGGAGATTGCTGAGTTGCCTGATCGCTGGCTCCGAAATCGAACCACCGAGCTTAAGCGATAG
- a CDS encoding UbiA family prenyltransferase — MLKWIFRGLVYLEPYGVVAGLSAGGLGMAGVVLAKGSAFVRDVPLSWASLIFLLSFGLMMGIYNVDRWKDNASDFDTPERVAAWDLNSATVFLLTGFPFAVSAGVITLASSPPTRIYSLGLFAFLSLLGVFYSFSLLNRLPGVPARIQFRAKDIPYVKSLYVSAVWGATMLFPAVLTAEFNLTAGAAFAFFVFLRMIPACNAGDIRDIHSDSLAGRRTFPTVFGSELTIRAMKYLHILAAVWLFLAVSQRWLPFFGTALLTNCIFGFVVWTLHQRALIDIQRVLILTVLDVFSIFFVILAGWYAFPMLFF; from the coding sequence ATGCTGAAATGGATTTTTAGAGGTTTGGTGTATTTGGAGCCGTATGGTGTTGTTGCGGGTCTTAGCGCCGGTGGACTCGGTATGGCGGGCGTGGTTCTCGCCAAGGGATCGGCGTTTGTTCGGGACGTGCCGTTGAGCTGGGCATCACTTATTTTCCTGCTCTCATTCGGTTTGATGATGGGCATCTACAATGTTGACCGATGGAAAGATAACGCCAGTGACTTTGACACCCCTGAACGAGTTGCAGCTTGGGATTTGAATAGTGCTACCGTGTTTCTCCTGACGGGGTTTCCCTTTGCTGTTTCGGCTGGAGTTATCACTTTGGCATCGAGTCCACCCACTCGCATCTATTCTCTGGGTCTATTTGCGTTTCTTTCTTTGCTTGGAGTCTTTTACAGTTTTTCACTGCTGAACCGATTGCCGGGAGTTCCTGCCCGCATCCAATTTCGCGCTAAAGACATTCCCTATGTGAAGTCGCTCTATGTTTCCGCCGTATGGGGAGCAACAATGCTTTTCCCTGCCGTGCTCACCGCAGAATTTAATCTCACTGCTGGGGCGGCGTTTGCGTTCTTCGTATTTCTCAGGATGATTCCCGCCTGTAATGCTGGCGACATTAGGGACATTCACTCCGATAGTCTTGCCGGACGACGCACATTCCCAACGGTATTTGGGAGTGAATTAACTATTCGCGCCATGAAATATCTCCACATTCTCGCCGCCGTGTGGCTATTTCTGGCTGTTTCGCAAAGATGGCTTCCATTCTTCGGAACTGCATTGCTCACGAATTGTATCTTTGGATTTGTCGTCTGGACATTGCACCAAAGGGCGTTGATTGACATCCAGCGCGTTCTTATTCTCACTGTTCTGGATGTGTTCTCTATTTTCTTTGTGATTTTGGCCGGATGGTATGCTTTCCCTATGCTGTTTTTCTAG
- the cax gene encoding calcium/proton exchanger produces MPLKQIIAFGLLVFLPISWAAEWLHWDELVICVTAGLAIVPLAIWLSTATEEIALVTGPGVGGLLNAVFGNATELIIAIVALRAGLIEVVKASITGTVVANLLLVLGLAMFLGGIKHKEQNFQAIVPQVNAPAMTLAVIAIFLPTLLASTTEGSGMAPRAIQDLSEIVALVLIIVYGLTLVFSLKTHSYLYDVGVVELGAEHEKPNLWFWLGVLAVVTVGVAVESEIFVGVIESATSKIGLTPLFTGVIVLPLLGGAAEYVTAVNVALKNNMDLSVSVAMGSSSLVALLVAPVLVIAGEFLGQPMDLNFNLFEVVAVAVAVTVANIISLDGRSNWLEGSLLLASYVVIASAFYYHPA; encoded by the coding sequence ATGCCGCTCAAGCAAATTATTGCCTTTGGTTTACTGGTTTTTCTGCCCATTTCCTGGGCGGCGGAATGGCTCCACTGGGATGAATTGGTCATTTGCGTCACGGCGGGGTTGGCGATTGTACCCTTGGCGATTTGGCTGAGTACCGCCACCGAAGAAATCGCCTTGGTTACGGGGCCGGGGGTGGGGGGGTTGTTAAACGCCGTCTTTGGCAATGCCACGGAATTGATTATTGCCATTGTGGCTCTGCGGGCGGGATTGATAGAGGTGGTCAAAGCCAGCATTACGGGAACGGTGGTAGCCAATTTACTGTTAGTGTTGGGGCTGGCGATGTTTTTGGGCGGTATTAAGCATAAGGAACAAAATTTCCAAGCCATTGTCCCCCAGGTGAATGCCCCCGCCATGACTTTAGCGGTGATTGCTATTTTTTTACCCACCTTGTTAGCCAGTACCACCGAAGGATCGGGCATGGCTCCCCGCGCCATTCAAGACCTATCGGAAATCGTGGCTTTAGTATTGATTATTGTTTATGGTTTGACCCTGGTTTTTTCTTTGAAAACCCATAGTTATCTCTACGATGTGGGGGTAGTGGAATTGGGTGCAGAACACGAAAAACCGAATCTTTGGTTTTGGTTAGGGGTTTTAGCGGTGGTGACCGTAGGCGTGGCAGTAGAGTCGGAAATTTTTGTCGGTGTGATCGAATCCGCCACCAGCAAAATTGGTCTGACACCCCTATTTACCGGGGTAATTGTGCTGCCCTTGTTGGGGGGAGCGGCGGAGTATGTGACGGCGGTGAATGTGGCCTTGAAAAATAATATGGATTTATCCGTATCGGTGGCGATGGGTTCTAGTTCGTTGGTGGCTTTATTGGTGGCTCCGGTGTTGGTGATTGCCGGGGAATTTTTGGGGCAACCGATGGACTTAAATTTCAATTTATTTGAGGTGGTTGCCGTGGCAGTGGCGGTGACGGTGGCCAATATCATCAGCTTGGACGGACGTTCTAATTGGTTAGAGGGTAGTTTGCTTTTAGCTAGTTATGTGGTGATTGCCTCAGCGTTTTACTATCATCCCGCCTAA
- a CDS encoding GNAT family N-acetyltransferase, with protein MAQTSGYSLRWLKGVGEVAAAEWNALALPLETPFLEWEWLNHLETSGSAMVRTGWLPRHLTLWRGDHLVAAAPLYLKGHSYGEFVFDHQWAELAYRVGEPYYPKLVGMTPFTPAVGYRFLQADGETGVNELFLEAIDQFCQQEGISSCHFLFADPQWSEAIQPLGCHRWLHHHYLWQNHHYQSFADYLAHFNANQRRNIKRERQAVQNAGLQMHTFHGADIPEHFLSLMYDLYSNTCDRFLWGSKYLTRQFFQNLHRDYRHRLLFSVACTEQGASEPVGMAFCIIKNQQLYGRYWGTWQEVDSLHFETCYYTPIAWAIGRGVQTFDPGAGGRHKKRRGFWATPNFSLHRFYTHRLGAILPEYIHQTNEYTVQEVQAINENIPLKATPPVTEVAGMSLSLAEESEAE; from the coding sequence TTGGCGCAAACCAGTGGCTATAGCCTGCGGTGGCTCAAAGGGGTGGGGGAGGTGGCCGCCGCCGAGTGGAATGCCCTGGCATTGCCCTTGGAAACGCCGTTTTTGGAGTGGGAATGGCTCAACCATTTGGAAACCTCCGGCAGTGCGATGGTGCGTACGGGTTGGTTGCCCCGGCATTTGACCCTCTGGCGGGGGGATCATCTGGTGGCGGCGGCGCCCCTGTACCTGAAGGGGCACAGTTACGGGGAATTTGTCTTTGACCACCAGTGGGCGGAGTTGGCCTACCGGGTCGGGGAACCCTACTATCCCAAGCTGGTGGGGATGACTCCTTTTACCCCGGCGGTGGGCTATCGGTTTTTGCAGGCGGACGGGGAAACCGGGGTGAATGAGTTATTTTTAGAAGCCATTGACCAGTTTTGCCAGCAGGAGGGGATTTCCAGTTGTCATTTTTTGTTTGCTGACCCCCAATGGAGCGAGGCGATCCAGCCCCTGGGATGCCATCGTTGGTTGCACCACCATTATCTTTGGCAAAACCACCACTACCAATCTTTTGCAGATTATCTCGCCCATTTCAATGCCAACCAACGGCGCAATATCAAGCGAGAACGGCAGGCGGTACAAAATGCGGGTTTGCAGATGCACACCTTTCACGGGGCGGACATTCCCGAACATTTTTTGAGTTTAATGTATGACTTGTATAGCAATACCTGTGACCGGTTTTTGTGGGGCAGTAAGTATCTAACTCGGCAATTTTTTCAAAATTTACACCGGGATTATCGGCATCGCTTGTTATTCAGCGTGGCCTGCACAGAACAGGGAGCCAGTGAACCGGTGGGGATGGCCTTTTGTATTATCAAAAACCAGCAATTGTATGGCCGGTACTGGGGGACTTGGCAGGAGGTGGATTCCCTTCATTTTGAAACCTGTTATTACACGCCGATTGCCTGGGCGATTGGGCGGGGGGTGCAGACCTTTGATCCAGGGGCGGGGGGGCGGCACAAGAAACGGCGAGGTTTTTGGGCAACGCCAAACTTTAGTTTGCATCGGTTTTACACCCACCGGTTGGGGGCGATTTTGCCCGAATATATCCATCAGACCAATGAATATACGGTGCAGGAAGTGCAGGCGATCAACGAAAATATCCCCCTCAAGGCCACGCCGCCGGTGACCGAGGTGGCGGGAATGTCCCTATCCTTGGCGGAGGAGTCGGAGGCGGAGTAA